The Solanum lycopersicum chromosome 6, SLM_r2.1 genome has a window encoding:
- the LOC101264639 gene encoding probable inactive histone-lysine N-methyltransferase SUVR2 isoform X1 yields the protein MPSNPKVAKAFRAMKNIGISQEKVKPVLKDLLKLYDKNWELIEEENYRVLADAIFEKEEAEATESQKPENIDQEEVLEEEAADEEPERPLKRLRSRHQEVHSSSISAGTSFKKVEEQAELPGTNSQGCSLGPELNNRNAAAESQSVPCLTYVRKEGKQPVSPNSADRLENNANSRKNRLKGKETQTPQIISKEKGLVLGKASRASILKKPKTEPDEPHTVDMPQLEVPLAVIHPEPSNDKGSSNGNASRKQPDTSETSAAELRGGREADKDIPTFSNGLVTSHELVKPQNQCYSNIDVASSTFGEVKLSINCDAALGRSDFHLPSLEAVVKLVEDKCLKPFKTLDPNFSVPKLMKDMCECFLELGTQYNHELQETAKVDAENDIGYRSMALVSSNGSINLELDSGEDQPEKSQLPLPCNGHTNSAQTDQTTSVRNCGSVPEIDQNILEHLMSESPVALCGSKNLELDAGEAQPEKPQLHPCNSHNNSASTDQIASVENCGSAPEIDQNILDHVTFQSPVPLCESTQDETGSCVVTDITRGQEEVMISLVNEVNDKIPPSFNYIAHNVVFQNAYLNFSLARIGDDNSCSTCSGDCLSLSTPCACAYETGGNFAYTKEGLVIEELLKESISMNRDPKKHCQFFCKECPLERSKNEDIIEPCKGHLVRNFIKECWWKCRCDKQCGNRVVQRGISRKLQVFMTPDGKGWGLRTLEDLPRGAFICEYVGEVLTNAELFDRVSQSHNREEHSYPVLLDADWGSEGVLKDEDALCLDATFFGNVARFINHRCFDSNMVEIPVEIETPDHHYYHLAFFTTRKVKALEELTWDYGIDFDDHEHPVKAFKCQCGSKFCRNMKRPRRNRARKGW from the exons ATGCCGAGCAATCCAAAAGTTGCGAAAGCATTTCGTGCTATGAAAAATATTGGAATCTCCCAAGAAAAGGTGAAACCAGTCTTAAAGGACCTTCTTAAATTGTACGACAAGAACTGGGAGCTTATTGAAGAAGAGAATTACAGAGTACTTGCAGATGCTATATTCGAGAAAGAGGAGGCAGAA GCAACAGAAAGTCAGAAGCCTGAGAATATTGAT CAAGAGGAGGTTTTGGAGGAAGAAGCAGCAGATGAGGAGCCTGAAAGACCCTTAAAGAGATTGCGATCAAGGCACCAGGAAGTTCATTCTAGTTCTATTTCAGCTGGGACTTCATTCAAGAAAGTGGAGGAGCAAGCTGAACTACCTGGAACTAATTCCCAGGGTTGCTCACTAGGCCCTGAGCTAAATAATAGAAATGCAGCAGCTGAGTCTCAGTCTGTTCCATGTCTGACATATGTTAGAAAGGAAGGAAAACAACCAGTCTCACCTAATAGTGCTGACAGATTGGAAAATAATGCTAATTCTCGGAAGAATCGTCTCAAGGGGAAGGAAACTCAAACACCTCAAATCATATCCAAGGAGAAAGGTTTAGTCCTTGGGAAAGCTTCTCGTGCTTCAATCCTCAAAAAGCCGAAGACTGAACCTGATGAACCACATACTGTTGATATGCCACAGCTTGAGGTTCCTCTTGCTGTTATTCACCCTG AGCCATCAAATGACAAAGGTTCTTCAAATGGTAATGCCTCAAGAAAGCAGCCAGACACTTCTGAAACCTCAGCAGCAGAGCTGAGAGGCGGAAGAGAAGCAGATAAGGACATTCCAACTTTTTCAAATGGACTGGTAACAAGTCATGAACTAGTAAAGCCGCAGAATCAGTGTTATTCTAACATAGATGTTGCCTCCTCAACTTTTGGAGAGGTTAAACTCTCTATAAATTGTGACGCGGCTCTTGGTAGATCAGACTTCCATTTGCCTAGTCTAGAGGCTGTTGTGAAGTTGGTGGAGGATAAATGCCTTAAACCATTCAAAACCCTGGACCCTAACTTTTCTGTGCCGAAGCTAATGAAAGACATGTGTGAGTGCTTTCTGGAACTGGGAACTCAGTACAATCATGAATTGCAAGAGACTGCAAAGGTGGATGCAGAAAATGATATTGGTTATAGAAGTATGGCCCTAGTTTCTTCAAATGGATCTATAAATTTAGAACTTGATTCTGGGGAGGATCAACCAGAGAAATCACAGCTACCCCTTCCTTGTAATGGTCACACCAATAGCGCCCAAACTGATCAAACAACGTCAGTGAGGAATTGTGGCAGTGTTCCAGAGATCGATCAGAATATACTTGAACATCTTATGTCTGAGAGTCCAGTGGCTCTGTGCGGATCTAAAAATTTAGAACTTGATGCAGGGGAGGCTCAACCCGAGAAACCACAGCTCCATCCTTGTAATAGTCACAACAACAGCGCCTCAACTGATCAAATAGCATCTGTGGAGAACTGTGGTAGTGCTCCAGAGATTGATCAGAATATTCTTGACCATGTTACTTTTCAAAGTCCAGTACCTCTGTGTGAATCAACTCAAGATGAAACAGGTTCGTGTGTTGTTACAGATATAACCAGGGGGCAAGAGGAGGTTATGATTTCATTGGTGAATGAAGTTAATGACAAAATTCCTCCATCCTTCAACTACATTGCTCATAATGTGGTTTTCCAGAATGCCTATCTGAACTTCTCTCTGGCACGTATTGGAGATGACAACAGTTGTTCAACTTGCTCTGGTGATTGTTTGTCACTGTCCACACCTTGTGCATGCGCATATGAAACTGGTGGTAATTTTGCATATACAAAAGAAGGTCTTGTTATAGAGGAGCTTCTTAAAGAGAGTATTTCTATGAATCGCGATCCCAAGAAACACTGCCAATTCTTTTGCAAAGAATGCCCATTGGAAAGATCGAAAAATGAGGATATTATTGAACCTTGTAAAGGTCATCTAGTGAGGAACTTCATCAAAGAGTGTTGGTGGAAATGTCGCTGTGATAAACAGTGTGGGAACCGTGTGGTACAGCGAGGTATTAGCCGCAAGTTACAG GTGTTTATGACTCCTGATGGGAAAGGGTGGGGATTGCGTACCCTTGAGGATCTTCCAAGAGGTGCTTTTATTTGCGAGTATGTTGGTGAAGTTCTTACCAATGCGGAACTCTTTGATCGTGTTTCACAGAGCCACAATAGAGAGGAACATTCTTATCCCGTGCTGCTTGATGCTGACTGGGGTTCAGAGGGTGTCTTAAAGGATGAAGATGCGCTTTGTTTGGATGCGACATTTTTTGGGAATGTAGCCAGGTTTATCAATCACAG ATGTTTTGATTCAAATATGGTTGAAATACCAGTTGAAATAGAGACTCCAGATCACCACTACTATCAT CTTGCTTTTTTCACTACAAGGAAGGTTAAGGCATTGGAAGAGCTCACTTGG GATTATGGTATTGATTTCGATGACCATGAACATCCAGTGAAAGCATTTAAATGCCAGTGTGGTAGCAAGTTCTGCCGAAATATGAAACGTCCAAGAA GAAACAGAGCAAGGAAAGGATGGTGA
- the LOC101264639 gene encoding probable inactive histone-lysine N-methyltransferase SUVR2 isoform X2 — MPSNPKVAKAFRAMKNIGISQEKVKPVLKDLLKLYDKNWELIEEENYRVLADAIFEKEEATESQKPENIDQEEVLEEEAADEEPERPLKRLRSRHQEVHSSSISAGTSFKKVEEQAELPGTNSQGCSLGPELNNRNAAAESQSVPCLTYVRKEGKQPVSPNSADRLENNANSRKNRLKGKETQTPQIISKEKGLVLGKASRASILKKPKTEPDEPHTVDMPQLEVPLAVIHPEPSNDKGSSNGNASRKQPDTSETSAAELRGGREADKDIPTFSNGLVTSHELVKPQNQCYSNIDVASSTFGEVKLSINCDAALGRSDFHLPSLEAVVKLVEDKCLKPFKTLDPNFSVPKLMKDMCECFLELGTQYNHELQETAKVDAENDIGYRSMALVSSNGSINLELDSGEDQPEKSQLPLPCNGHTNSAQTDQTTSVRNCGSVPEIDQNILEHLMSESPVALCGSKNLELDAGEAQPEKPQLHPCNSHNNSASTDQIASVENCGSAPEIDQNILDHVTFQSPVPLCESTQDETGSCVVTDITRGQEEVMISLVNEVNDKIPPSFNYIAHNVVFQNAYLNFSLARIGDDNSCSTCSGDCLSLSTPCACAYETGGNFAYTKEGLVIEELLKESISMNRDPKKHCQFFCKECPLERSKNEDIIEPCKGHLVRNFIKECWWKCRCDKQCGNRVVQRGISRKLQVFMTPDGKGWGLRTLEDLPRGAFICEYVGEVLTNAELFDRVSQSHNREEHSYPVLLDADWGSEGVLKDEDALCLDATFFGNVARFINHRCFDSNMVEIPVEIETPDHHYYHLAFFTTRKVKALEELTWDYGIDFDDHEHPVKAFKCQCGSKFCRNMKRPRRNRARKGW, encoded by the exons ATGCCGAGCAATCCAAAAGTTGCGAAAGCATTTCGTGCTATGAAAAATATTGGAATCTCCCAAGAAAAGGTGAAACCAGTCTTAAAGGACCTTCTTAAATTGTACGACAAGAACTGGGAGCTTATTGAAGAAGAGAATTACAGAGTACTTGCAGATGCTATATTCGAGAAAGAGGAG GCAACAGAAAGTCAGAAGCCTGAGAATATTGAT CAAGAGGAGGTTTTGGAGGAAGAAGCAGCAGATGAGGAGCCTGAAAGACCCTTAAAGAGATTGCGATCAAGGCACCAGGAAGTTCATTCTAGTTCTATTTCAGCTGGGACTTCATTCAAGAAAGTGGAGGAGCAAGCTGAACTACCTGGAACTAATTCCCAGGGTTGCTCACTAGGCCCTGAGCTAAATAATAGAAATGCAGCAGCTGAGTCTCAGTCTGTTCCATGTCTGACATATGTTAGAAAGGAAGGAAAACAACCAGTCTCACCTAATAGTGCTGACAGATTGGAAAATAATGCTAATTCTCGGAAGAATCGTCTCAAGGGGAAGGAAACTCAAACACCTCAAATCATATCCAAGGAGAAAGGTTTAGTCCTTGGGAAAGCTTCTCGTGCTTCAATCCTCAAAAAGCCGAAGACTGAACCTGATGAACCACATACTGTTGATATGCCACAGCTTGAGGTTCCTCTTGCTGTTATTCACCCTG AGCCATCAAATGACAAAGGTTCTTCAAATGGTAATGCCTCAAGAAAGCAGCCAGACACTTCTGAAACCTCAGCAGCAGAGCTGAGAGGCGGAAGAGAAGCAGATAAGGACATTCCAACTTTTTCAAATGGACTGGTAACAAGTCATGAACTAGTAAAGCCGCAGAATCAGTGTTATTCTAACATAGATGTTGCCTCCTCAACTTTTGGAGAGGTTAAACTCTCTATAAATTGTGACGCGGCTCTTGGTAGATCAGACTTCCATTTGCCTAGTCTAGAGGCTGTTGTGAAGTTGGTGGAGGATAAATGCCTTAAACCATTCAAAACCCTGGACCCTAACTTTTCTGTGCCGAAGCTAATGAAAGACATGTGTGAGTGCTTTCTGGAACTGGGAACTCAGTACAATCATGAATTGCAAGAGACTGCAAAGGTGGATGCAGAAAATGATATTGGTTATAGAAGTATGGCCCTAGTTTCTTCAAATGGATCTATAAATTTAGAACTTGATTCTGGGGAGGATCAACCAGAGAAATCACAGCTACCCCTTCCTTGTAATGGTCACACCAATAGCGCCCAAACTGATCAAACAACGTCAGTGAGGAATTGTGGCAGTGTTCCAGAGATCGATCAGAATATACTTGAACATCTTATGTCTGAGAGTCCAGTGGCTCTGTGCGGATCTAAAAATTTAGAACTTGATGCAGGGGAGGCTCAACCCGAGAAACCACAGCTCCATCCTTGTAATAGTCACAACAACAGCGCCTCAACTGATCAAATAGCATCTGTGGAGAACTGTGGTAGTGCTCCAGAGATTGATCAGAATATTCTTGACCATGTTACTTTTCAAAGTCCAGTACCTCTGTGTGAATCAACTCAAGATGAAACAGGTTCGTGTGTTGTTACAGATATAACCAGGGGGCAAGAGGAGGTTATGATTTCATTGGTGAATGAAGTTAATGACAAAATTCCTCCATCCTTCAACTACATTGCTCATAATGTGGTTTTCCAGAATGCCTATCTGAACTTCTCTCTGGCACGTATTGGAGATGACAACAGTTGTTCAACTTGCTCTGGTGATTGTTTGTCACTGTCCACACCTTGTGCATGCGCATATGAAACTGGTGGTAATTTTGCATATACAAAAGAAGGTCTTGTTATAGAGGAGCTTCTTAAAGAGAGTATTTCTATGAATCGCGATCCCAAGAAACACTGCCAATTCTTTTGCAAAGAATGCCCATTGGAAAGATCGAAAAATGAGGATATTATTGAACCTTGTAAAGGTCATCTAGTGAGGAACTTCATCAAAGAGTGTTGGTGGAAATGTCGCTGTGATAAACAGTGTGGGAACCGTGTGGTACAGCGAGGTATTAGCCGCAAGTTACAG GTGTTTATGACTCCTGATGGGAAAGGGTGGGGATTGCGTACCCTTGAGGATCTTCCAAGAGGTGCTTTTATTTGCGAGTATGTTGGTGAAGTTCTTACCAATGCGGAACTCTTTGATCGTGTTTCACAGAGCCACAATAGAGAGGAACATTCTTATCCCGTGCTGCTTGATGCTGACTGGGGTTCAGAGGGTGTCTTAAAGGATGAAGATGCGCTTTGTTTGGATGCGACATTTTTTGGGAATGTAGCCAGGTTTATCAATCACAG ATGTTTTGATTCAAATATGGTTGAAATACCAGTTGAAATAGAGACTCCAGATCACCACTACTATCAT CTTGCTTTTTTCACTACAAGGAAGGTTAAGGCATTGGAAGAGCTCACTTGG GATTATGGTATTGATTTCGATGACCATGAACATCCAGTGAAAGCATTTAAATGCCAGTGTGGTAGCAAGTTCTGCCGAAATATGAAACGTCCAAGAA GAAACAGAGCAAGGAAAGGATGGTGA
- the LOC101264639 gene encoding probable inactive histone-lysine N-methyltransferase SUVR2 isoform X3 encodes MPSNPKVAKAFRAMKNIGISQEKVKPVLKDLLKLYDKNWELIEEENYRATESQKPENIDQEEVLEEEAADEEPERPLKRLRSRHQEVHSSSISAGTSFKKVEEQAELPGTNSQGCSLGPELNNRNAAAESQSVPCLTYVRKEGKQPVSPNSADRLENNANSRKNRLKGKETQTPQIISKEKGLVLGKASRASILKKPKTEPDEPHTVDMPQLEVPLAVIHPEPSNDKGSSNGNASRKQPDTSETSAAELRGGREADKDIPTFSNGLVTSHELVKPQNQCYSNIDVASSTFGEVKLSINCDAALGRSDFHLPSLEAVVKLVEDKCLKPFKTLDPNFSVPKLMKDMCECFLELGTQYNHELQETAKVDAENDIGYRSMALVSSNGSINLELDSGEDQPEKSQLPLPCNGHTNSAQTDQTTSVRNCGSVPEIDQNILEHLMSESPVALCGSKNLELDAGEAQPEKPQLHPCNSHNNSASTDQIASVENCGSAPEIDQNILDHVTFQSPVPLCESTQDETGSCVVTDITRGQEEVMISLVNEVNDKIPPSFNYIAHNVVFQNAYLNFSLARIGDDNSCSTCSGDCLSLSTPCACAYETGGNFAYTKEGLVIEELLKESISMNRDPKKHCQFFCKECPLERSKNEDIIEPCKGHLVRNFIKECWWKCRCDKQCGNRVVQRGISRKLQVFMTPDGKGWGLRTLEDLPRGAFICEYVGEVLTNAELFDRVSQSHNREEHSYPVLLDADWGSEGVLKDEDALCLDATFFGNVARFINHRCFDSNMVEIPVEIETPDHHYYHLAFFTTRKVKALEELTWDYGIDFDDHEHPVKAFKCQCGSKFCRNMKRPRRNRARKGW; translated from the exons ATGCCGAGCAATCCAAAAGTTGCGAAAGCATTTCGTGCTATGAAAAATATTGGAATCTCCCAAGAAAAGGTGAAACCAGTCTTAAAGGACCTTCTTAAATTGTACGACAAGAACTGGGAGCTTATTGAAGAAGAGAATTACAGA GCAACAGAAAGTCAGAAGCCTGAGAATATTGAT CAAGAGGAGGTTTTGGAGGAAGAAGCAGCAGATGAGGAGCCTGAAAGACCCTTAAAGAGATTGCGATCAAGGCACCAGGAAGTTCATTCTAGTTCTATTTCAGCTGGGACTTCATTCAAGAAAGTGGAGGAGCAAGCTGAACTACCTGGAACTAATTCCCAGGGTTGCTCACTAGGCCCTGAGCTAAATAATAGAAATGCAGCAGCTGAGTCTCAGTCTGTTCCATGTCTGACATATGTTAGAAAGGAAGGAAAACAACCAGTCTCACCTAATAGTGCTGACAGATTGGAAAATAATGCTAATTCTCGGAAGAATCGTCTCAAGGGGAAGGAAACTCAAACACCTCAAATCATATCCAAGGAGAAAGGTTTAGTCCTTGGGAAAGCTTCTCGTGCTTCAATCCTCAAAAAGCCGAAGACTGAACCTGATGAACCACATACTGTTGATATGCCACAGCTTGAGGTTCCTCTTGCTGTTATTCACCCTG AGCCATCAAATGACAAAGGTTCTTCAAATGGTAATGCCTCAAGAAAGCAGCCAGACACTTCTGAAACCTCAGCAGCAGAGCTGAGAGGCGGAAGAGAAGCAGATAAGGACATTCCAACTTTTTCAAATGGACTGGTAACAAGTCATGAACTAGTAAAGCCGCAGAATCAGTGTTATTCTAACATAGATGTTGCCTCCTCAACTTTTGGAGAGGTTAAACTCTCTATAAATTGTGACGCGGCTCTTGGTAGATCAGACTTCCATTTGCCTAGTCTAGAGGCTGTTGTGAAGTTGGTGGAGGATAAATGCCTTAAACCATTCAAAACCCTGGACCCTAACTTTTCTGTGCCGAAGCTAATGAAAGACATGTGTGAGTGCTTTCTGGAACTGGGAACTCAGTACAATCATGAATTGCAAGAGACTGCAAAGGTGGATGCAGAAAATGATATTGGTTATAGAAGTATGGCCCTAGTTTCTTCAAATGGATCTATAAATTTAGAACTTGATTCTGGGGAGGATCAACCAGAGAAATCACAGCTACCCCTTCCTTGTAATGGTCACACCAATAGCGCCCAAACTGATCAAACAACGTCAGTGAGGAATTGTGGCAGTGTTCCAGAGATCGATCAGAATATACTTGAACATCTTATGTCTGAGAGTCCAGTGGCTCTGTGCGGATCTAAAAATTTAGAACTTGATGCAGGGGAGGCTCAACCCGAGAAACCACAGCTCCATCCTTGTAATAGTCACAACAACAGCGCCTCAACTGATCAAATAGCATCTGTGGAGAACTGTGGTAGTGCTCCAGAGATTGATCAGAATATTCTTGACCATGTTACTTTTCAAAGTCCAGTACCTCTGTGTGAATCAACTCAAGATGAAACAGGTTCGTGTGTTGTTACAGATATAACCAGGGGGCAAGAGGAGGTTATGATTTCATTGGTGAATGAAGTTAATGACAAAATTCCTCCATCCTTCAACTACATTGCTCATAATGTGGTTTTCCAGAATGCCTATCTGAACTTCTCTCTGGCACGTATTGGAGATGACAACAGTTGTTCAACTTGCTCTGGTGATTGTTTGTCACTGTCCACACCTTGTGCATGCGCATATGAAACTGGTGGTAATTTTGCATATACAAAAGAAGGTCTTGTTATAGAGGAGCTTCTTAAAGAGAGTATTTCTATGAATCGCGATCCCAAGAAACACTGCCAATTCTTTTGCAAAGAATGCCCATTGGAAAGATCGAAAAATGAGGATATTATTGAACCTTGTAAAGGTCATCTAGTGAGGAACTTCATCAAAGAGTGTTGGTGGAAATGTCGCTGTGATAAACAGTGTGGGAACCGTGTGGTACAGCGAGGTATTAGCCGCAAGTTACAG GTGTTTATGACTCCTGATGGGAAAGGGTGGGGATTGCGTACCCTTGAGGATCTTCCAAGAGGTGCTTTTATTTGCGAGTATGTTGGTGAAGTTCTTACCAATGCGGAACTCTTTGATCGTGTTTCACAGAGCCACAATAGAGAGGAACATTCTTATCCCGTGCTGCTTGATGCTGACTGGGGTTCAGAGGGTGTCTTAAAGGATGAAGATGCGCTTTGTTTGGATGCGACATTTTTTGGGAATGTAGCCAGGTTTATCAATCACAG ATGTTTTGATTCAAATATGGTTGAAATACCAGTTGAAATAGAGACTCCAGATCACCACTACTATCAT CTTGCTTTTTTCACTACAAGGAAGGTTAAGGCATTGGAAGAGCTCACTTGG GATTATGGTATTGATTTCGATGACCATGAACATCCAGTGAAAGCATTTAAATGCCAGTGTGGTAGCAAGTTCTGCCGAAATATGAAACGTCCAAGAA GAAACAGAGCAAGGAAAGGATGGTGA
- the LOC101264336 gene encoding uncharacterized protein, producing MYSAQVSSFISIPFPPSKSKTHKLKYPKILHTKLCNSTPKMSLNQNSNTNLINTITKLLWGPSLPPQLLISTVRSTWSATWQLMMSQLAPSDPTGSYTRPTSQFRLYSNPELKFSPKDLHLYVGLPCPWAHRTLIVRALKGLEDSVPVSIASPGIDGSWEFRVFSDPDKDKLVPGLDKANGCKTLREVYKLRRGGYSGRSTVPMLWDMGKKEVLCNESYDIIEFFNSGLNEISGNPELDLSPPALKVDIRKWNDIIYPNVNNGVYRCGFAQSQEAYNKAAEGLFRTLEMLEDHLAGSRYLCGDVLTLADVCLFTTLIRFDVVYNVLFKCTKKKLIEFTNLHGYLRDIYQIPKVAETCNMGQIMEGYYKILFPLNPGGINPIMPSGCEDEVLSKPHNRDCLSLETKVVQHSVS from the exons ACACTAAGCTATGCAACTCAACTCCAAAAATGTCACTTAACCAAAACTCAAACACTAACCTCATAAACACCATCACTAAGCTTCTATGGGGTCCATCACTTCCCCCACAGCTCCTCATCTCCACCGTCCGTTCAACTTGGTCCGCCACGTGGCAGCTCATGATGTCCCAACTCGCTCCATCAGACCCAACCGGATCCTACACCCGACCCACGTCGCAGTTTCGGCTATACTCCAATCCCGAATTGAAATTCTCCCCGAAAGACCTCCACCTTTACGTGGGCCTTCCATGTCCGTGGGCACACAGAACACTTATTGTTCGAGCTCTTAAGGGTCTAGAAGATTCTGTACCCGTTTCAATTGCTTCTCCGGGTATTGATGGGTCTTGGGAATTCCGGGTTTTTTCTGACCCGGATAAGGATAAGCTTGTTCCGGGTTTGGATAAAGCTAACGGGTGTAAAACCTTAAGAGAAGTTTATAAGCTGAGACGCGGTGGTTATAGTGGTCGATCAACTGTTCCAATGTTGTGGGACATGGGGAAGAAGGAAGTGCTTTGTAATGAGAGTTATGATATTATTGAGTTTTTCAATTCGGGTTTGAATGAAATTTCAGGGAATCCTGAATTGGATCTTTCACCACCTGCATTGAAAGTTGACATTCGAAAATGGAACGATATAATTTATCCAAACGTTAATAATGGCGTGTACAG GTGTGGATTTGCACAAAGTCAAGAAGCATACAATAAAGCAGCAGAAGGGTTGTTTAGAACACTGGAAATGTTGGAGGATCATTTGGCGGGATCGAGGTATTTGTGTGGGGATGTTTTGACACTTGCAGATGTGTGTTTGTTCACTACTTTGATTCGGTTTGATGTGGTCTATAATGTCCTCTTCAAATGTACCAAGAAGAAGCTCATTGAATTCACCAACCTCCATGGATATCTCAGAGACATTTATCAG ATACCAAAGGTTGCAGAAACTTGCAATATGGGGCAAATAATGGAAGGTTACTACAAGATTCTGTTCCCATTGAATCCAGGGGGCATTAATCCCATTATGCCTAGTGGTTGTGAGGATGAAGTGCTCTCTAAACCTCATAATAGAGACTGCTTGTCATTGGAGACAAAAGTCGTGCAACACTCtgtttcttga